The sequence ACCCCCCCAGTTCTCATCCCCCTCCGATACATACTGATCGCCCAGGTAGAGGCCTGGCCAGACCTCATCCGCGTGATTACAGGCCGTCTTGCCCGTGTACAGCAACCTTTCAAGCTCGAAGACACTGAGGATGGGGTGGTTGCTGCGCTCATCCCGTGAGCTCCGGCTCGGTGACCTGGTGCCATTCCTGGAGAACCTGGACAGGAAAGCCATTGGAGCTGCCGAGACCCACAAGGCATACCTGTGGGGTCGTGAAGGCCGGAGAGCGGCCTGGAGGtcgcttctgctgctgctgccacccacGGTCCTGTCGGGGAAGCAGGGGAGATGCCGTTACACAAACTGGGGAcctctccctccatccctttTGTAGAAATACTGGCCCAAAGCAGCCAATTTTCACCTTCCCGATGAAAGGGCTGTGTCAAGTCAGCTACCCAGAGGCTCCCAGCGTGAGAGAGAGCATCACCTACGCTCCCTTCCAAGAAGCAGCGCTGCTGGGGAGGAGTTTATGCTGCCAGGGCTGGCGAGGGGAGCCAGAGGCAGCCAGATTGCTGAGTCTCCACAGGCTGAGGTTTTGCTCCAGCCCCACGACTTTGGGTTGAGGCCACATTGGCAAGAGATGTTCAACACAGGACCACCTTCCTTCTGCGCTGGCTCGGGGGCTTTGCCTGCCAGCGGGACAATGCCAGCTTGAGGACTGATGCTGCCAACCTGCTATCAGAAGCGATGAAAGGCGGCCAGGTCTGGGCAAACCACCAGGACTGGGgaggaaaaacccccaaacaggtGGAGGATTCCATATGGCACCACACAGCGTCTGGCCGGGACCCAGCCTCAGACTCCGACGGGCCAGGCACACAACAGCCTgcggggagggagaggcagggtTAACCCCTCCAAGTACAGCAGCCCTGCCGCTGCATTTGAACATCTTGACCTGGTTTGGGGTGGGAAGAGTTAATGTCAGAGGATGAGAAAGCTCATTTCACAGAGCAGATCCTCTGGGACACAGCTCTGCTCTCAAACCTCTAGATCACACCGATAGTCGTCACACCCCGGACAGCCTGACCCGCCCGGAGCAGTTAGTCCCTGCAGCCAgatgttcctcacagctgcctttATCTGCTGCTGCCCCACTGACAGACCCCCCCCCCGAGAATAAAATTCCCTCTCCCGCCATCACTGCTGCTGCCCTGAGCTGCCCTGGAAGGTGTCCAGAGCACATCCCGTCACAGCCCTCCCAGCAGCTGCCCAGTCCTCCCCAGTTGTCACTGGGATTCAGGAGAGGAAACTCAGCGACCTTGGCCCAGCCTGGCTGGGACAGCACGTGTCTGTCTGCTCCGACATTTTGCCTAAGGTGCCGGCCAGCAGCCAACGGTGCAGAAGGAAGAAGCCTCCAGCCATTTCTTGGCAACGTGCAGAGGAGGAAAACGTTgcaagggcaggggggagctcagagggagcccagagACTCACGGGGGTCCCCGTTCCAGGGCGGCAGCTCAGACCCTGCCCGTGCTGCCCACCCCCAGCACAGGGTACAGGCCAGGTCTCCCCCCGACACGTCTCCCCTGCCCTGGTGAGTTCTGGGCTCCTTCACGCTGGGAATTGGGACTTGGCAAAGCCCACCTGGAAAAGGCCTTCAGCATGGCCACGTGCCGGGGCCCTTAAACCTTGTGTGACCTTGGCTGCGGCACGGCCACATGCCACCAGCCCCGGGCAGCATTAGGAACCAAACAGCAGAAGGGTCTGAAAAAAGCAACTGAATCATCAGTGTAAGGCTGCAACTAGCCAGAGAGCAGACCCTCTTCCTGCTACAGCTGGCTGGAAAAACAGCGATCCGCACCTATCCCGGGATGTAGCTCTGGAAGCCTCAGGCCCAAAGCTGGCATCCAGCATCCCACCCCCAAGACACCGCCGTGCCAGCCCCCCCAGAGTGCTGCAGGGGAAGAGGAACTGCCCCAGGACCTCAGAACAGACCCCAAAGCGCTCCCGGCACCCAAACCCCTCACAGGTGTCAGCTGTACCCCCCCCTTTTTGTCAGCCAAGCGCAGGGGGGGGCTCGGAGCCCGCTCCCCCGAGCGCACTCGTGGCTGCCCGCGGAGCCCCTCTGCCCGTCCTGCCACGCTGGCAGGGGGGGCAGGAGCGGCCGCAGCCTGCCTGGTGCACAGAGCCAGCGCTGGGGAGGCATCGCACACTCcgcagagacagacagacagacccGCAGGAGGAAGGAGACGCCCACCCCGTTACTCTACCTTTGCGAGGGCTGTGATTTCTCAGCTCAAAGTGAGCGTTGTAGTCAGATCCAGTCGGCCATGTCttcctgctgctgccgccgctgctgtgGAAAGGCTGATGTATGAACATCTATTTTAAGCCATGACATGTCCAGAGGCAGGTTTGTTTATATCGTGCTGTGCATGGATGGGGAAGGGAGGAACGAGGGAGACAGACACAAATGCAGCGATGGCATGCAGGCGCGCACAGACGTACACACAAGAGCCCATTTACTACGCAgacaaaaacaacagcaacagtaACATATCAGAATTCCCCTGCCAGCTTTTCTCTCACTCCTCCTCCGGCAAACCAAAAGCCAAAGGCGCgcagagaaggaaagaagcagaagctgATAAAGTGGTGCTGATGACATGATTGCCCATACCATAAATCCGTAGCTGTCTCTAGAGGAcgcttcttcattttcttttttaccgTTGACCTTGTCCTCCCCCCTTGCTAGGGTCTCTTTGGCAGAACCAAGGCTTGGTGACATTTTCTTCACGTGCTAAGAAAATAAtcctgggggggacacacgtATGTGGTGATATGACAGACTTATTTACAAATTCATGTGAAAGTCTGGGAATActtttttctgggagaaaaaaaaaaaaaaaaaaaaagaggaaactcaAAAGATTGAAGctttttgttttgacattttctaaaTGACACCATTCATTTCAGAAATGCTGCAATATTTCAGTTAAACATTCTCCAGCAGAatattctccttttccctttgaaGTGCTGGCTTTCAATTTCAAAGTTTTACTCAAATCAGAAAGTAGGAGTGTGGTGGGAAAAACAACCTGAGGAAGAATCAAAACATGCTGTTCCAGGCCAAAAGACACATCCTAGGAAGATTTATGGCATTCCCTTCCCCATTTCCATTTGATTAAAACCCAGGAAAATTTCCTACTTCGTTTTCAGCTGAAATTGTGTTTATCCCAGGACACAATCTCAGGAGCTTCAGGGATGAACTCAGGGTACCCGTCCTGCCCCACCGGCACCGTGGTATGTGCACACGATGAGCTTTACCTGGGCTTTTCCAGCATCCCTCACGGACAGCACGGGTCCCAGGAGTGCTGCACACACCCTTCAGGGTGTCAGGAGCCTGGATTTTTTCCCCGCAGCGTGCACAGCTGAATGACAGGGTTGTCAGGAGCTGTACTGGGGGTACATACGTGGGATCAGAAAGATTTCGGACACACCTGGGTTGCAGATCTCTCAGCCTTGCCCACAAAGTTCTGGATACAGCTTCAGCCTTGTAAGTTGGTAACACCCTGGAAACTGGAGGATACGCTCAGGATACGCTCAGGATACGCTCAGGATACGCTCAGGATGGCATCTGGGATATACCCGACTCGGAACTGCTTTCCCCAGGCAGTA comes from Athene noctua chromosome 28, bAthNoc1.hap1.1, whole genome shotgun sequence and encodes:
- the DUSP26 gene encoding dual specificity protein phosphatase 26 isoform X1; translation: MFIHQPFHSSGGSSRKTWPTGSDYNAHFELRNHSPRKGCCVPGPSESEAGSRPDAVWCHMESSTCLGVFPPQSWWFAQTWPPFIASDSRFSRNGTRSPSRSSRDERSNHPILSVFELERLLYTGKTACNHADEVWPGLYLGDQDIAANRRELAHLRITHILNASHSKWRGGAEYYEGTGIRYLGIEAHDSPSFDMSPYFYPAADFIHQALNEGRILVHCAVGVSRSATLVLAYLMIRHHMPLVEAIKTVKDHRGIIPNRGFLRQLVALDNALRLKRSA